Part of the Streptomyces sp. f51 genome is shown below.
TGGTGCACTCCGGCTCCCCGCTGCTCATCGTGGCCGGCGCCGGCTCCGGCAAGACGCGCGTGCTCACGCACCGCATCGCCCACCTGCTCGGCGAGCGGAACGTCCACCCCGGCCAGATCCTCGCGATCACCTTCACGAACAAGGCCGCGGGCGAGATGAAGGAGCGCGTCGAGGCGCTCGTGGGCCCCCGCGCCAACGCGATGTGGGTGATGACCTTCCACAGCGCCTGCGTGCGCATCCTGCGCCGCGAGAGCAAGACGCTCGGCTTCACCTCGTCGTTCTCGATCTACGACGCCGCCGACTCCAAGCGTCTGATGGCGCTCGTCTGCCGTGATCTGGACCTCGACCCCAAGCGTTTCCCGCCGAAGTCCTTCAGCGCCAAGATCTCGAACCTGAAGAACGAGCTGATCGACGAGGAGGACTTCGCCGCCCAGGCCACCGACGGCTTCGAGAAGACCCTCGCCCAGGCCTACGCGATGTACCAGTCGAGGCTGCGCGAGGCCAACGCGCTCGACTTCGACGACCTGATCATGACCACGGTCAACCTCCTGCGCGCCTTCCCGGACGTGGCCGAGCACTACCGCCGCCGCTTCCGGCACGTCCTGGTCGACGAGTACCAGGACACCAACCACGCGCAGTACGCCCTCGTCCGCGAACTCGTGGGGACCTCCGAGCACCCCGTGGACGTACCGCCCAACGCGTACGACCTGCCTCCGGCCGAACTGTGCGTGGTGGGTGACGCGGACCAGTCGATCTACGCCTTCCGCGGCGCGACCATCCGCAACATCCTCCAGTTCGAGGAGGACTACCCGAACGCGACGACGATCCTCCTGGAGCAGAACTACCGCTCCACCCAGACGATCCTGTCCGCCGCCAACGCGGTCATCGAGCGCAACGAGTCCCGCCGCCCCAAGAACCTGTGGACCAACGCCGGCGCGGGCTCGAACATCACGGGGTACGTCGCGGACACCGAGCACGACGAGGCCCAGTTCGTCGCCGACGAGATAGACCGCCTCACCGACGCGGGCGAGGCGAGGGCCGGCGACGTCGCGGTCTTCTACCGCACGAACGCCCAGTCCCGTGTCTTCGAAGAGGTCTTCATCCGCGTCGGCCTGCCGTACAAGGTCGTCGGCGGTGTCCGCTTCTACGAGCGCAAGGAGGTCCGGGACGTCCTCGCCTACCTCAGGGTGCTGGCCAACCCCGAGGACTCCGTCCCGATGCGCCGCATCCTGAACGTGCCCAAGCGCGGCATCGGCGACCGCGCCGAGGCGATGATCGATGCCCTGTCGCAGCGCGAGAAGATCAGCTTCCCGCAGGCGCTGCGCCGCGTCGACGAGGCCTACGGCATGGCCGCGCGGTCCACCAACGCGGTCAAGCGGTTCAACACGCTCATGGAGGACCTCCGTACGATCGTCGAGTCGGGCGCGGGCCCGGCCACCGTCCTGGAGGCCGTCCTCGAACGCACCGGATATCTCGCCGAGTTGCAGGCCTCGACCGACCCGCAGGACGAGACCCGGATCGAGAACCTCCAGGAACTCGCCGCCGTGGCCCTGGAGTTCGAGCAGGAGACCGGCGAGGGCGAGACCCCGCCCGGACTCTCCGCGTTCCTGGAGCGGGTCGCGCTCGTCGCCGACTCGGACCAGATCCCGGACGAGGAGGACGGCAACGGCGTCATCACCCTGATGACCCTGCACACCGCCAAGGGCCTCGAATTCCCCGTGGTCTTCCTGACCGGCATGGAGGACGGCGTCTTCCCGCACATGCGCGCGCTCGGACAGGTCAAGGAGCTGGAGGAGGAGCGGCGCCTGGCGTACGTGGGCATCACCCGCGCCCGCGAGCGGCTCTACCTCACCCGGTCCTCGATGCGCAGCGCGTGGGGGCAGCCCTCGTACAACCCGCCCTCCCGCTTCCTGGAGGAGATCCCGGCGACCCATCTGGACTGGAAGCGCACGGGGGCGACCGCGCCCGTGCCCGCCGGTCCCGTCTCCGGTGTCGCCGCCTCCCTCTCGTCCTCGCGTGCGCGGTCCGCGGCCTCGGGTGCCTCCGGGTTCGCCACCCGCCGCGGCGTCACCGAGAAGCCGGTGGTCTCGCTGGCCGTCGGGGACCGGGTCACGCACGACCAGTTCGGTCTCGGCACCGTCGTCGGGGTGAAGGGGACGGGCGCGAACGCGGAGGCGACGGTCGACTTCGGAGAGCCCAAGCCGAAGCGGCTGCTGCTGCGGTACGCGCCGGTGGAGAAGCTGTAGTCCGCGCGAGCGGGCGCGGGATCCGATCGCGGAATCCCCGGCCGTCCGACGACGGCCGGGGGCGCGCGGTCACGCGCCGGCCGGGCGGTCGCCGACTCCCCTGACGGGGGCGGCTGTTACGTGGGGTCCAGGCCGTGGCTGCGCAGCCACGGCAGCGGGTCGATCGCCGCGCCGCCCGCCGGGCGGACCTCGAAGTGCAGGTGCGGGCCGGTCGAGTTGCCGGAGTTCCCGGAGAAGGCGATCTGGTCGCCGGCCCTGACGGTGGTGCCGGAGGGGACCTTGTACGACGAGAGGTGGCAGTACCACGTCTCGGTGCCGTCCATCGCGGTCAGGATCAGCATGTTGCCGTAGGCGCTGTTCCACTGCGTCCGCACGGTGCCGTCGGTCGCGGCCATCACCGGCGTGCCGTAGGAGACGGGGAAGTCGATGCCCGTGTGCACGGACATCCAGTTGACGCCGGCCTGGCCGAAGTAGGCGCTCAGGCCCCGCTGCGTCACGGGAAGGACGAACTTCGGACGCAGCCGCTCCTTGCGGGCCGCCTCCTCCGCCGCCTTCTTCTTCTCCGTCGCCTGCTGGGCCTTGAGGTCGATGCGTTCCTGGGTGCGGCTGGCCCGGTCGGCGAAGTCGTCCGCGCCGGCGGACAGGCTCCGGAGCTGTGAGTCCAGCTTGACGTTGGCGGCCGACGGCTTCACCGAGGTCGCGTCGGAGGCACTGACCGTCGTGTCCTTCGCGTCGCTTCCGCCGAGGCCGCCGACGCCGCCCACGGAGGCGGCGGCGATCCCCGCGACACCCATCACACAGGCCGAGGGCACCGCGACGGTCAGCAGGGCGGAACGCTTCGCGGGACTGCGGCGCCGGGAGCGGGAAGCGGCGCGGCTCGCGGGATGCCGGACCGGGGTGATCTCCTCCTGGTCCTCCAGCAGGGGCCGCTCGCGCCCCTCGTCGTACGGGTCGTGTCCGTCGCCGTGCCCGTCGTCGGCGCCGTCCGTGGCCGTGAAGTCCTCGGCCGCGTCGAACTCGTCCTCGTCTGCGGCGAGTTCACCGTGGACCGCCTGGTCGAAGGTCGCGGTCGCCTGCTGGTCGAAGGGGACCTGCTCCGCCGGGTCCGCGTACGTCATGTCGAGCTGGGTGAGGTCGTGGCCGTACGGCTCGGACTCGGCCCGCGGCTGCTCGTAGGACTCGGCCGGCGCGTGCTCGTAGGCCTGGTAGGCGTCCTGGCCCCCGGCGCCGTTCCACTGGGTGGCGTCGTACGCGCCCGTGTCCTGCGTCGGCACGGTCCACTGCTGGGTCCCGTCGAGCGGCTGGTCCGGCTGGATCCACGCGTTCGCGTCCCACTGGCCCGAGGCGTCGGGGCCCGGGTGCTGGGCGGGGATGTCGGGGTGCTGCTGGTAGCCGTCGGTCCAGGCCGCGGTGTGGTGGGCGCCGGTGTCGTAGCCCGCGTACGGGTCGTAGCCCATCGGCTGCTGGATCCCGGCGTTCCACTGCGTGGCGTCGTACGAGCCGGTGCCGGCCCCGCCCGGCATGGTGCCGAAGAGCGGGTCGCCCGCGAAGTCGGAGGTGGGGTGGACGCCCGTGTTCATGCCCGGGTCGAAAGGAGCGGCGGCGTAGTCGCCGTACGCGGTGAAGTCGCCGTACTGGGCTTCGTGCGCGCCATAGGGCCCGTAGAGCGCCGAGGAGGCGTCGGAAGCCGGAGCCGGGGGAGTCGCGATCCCCGACGGGTGACGGTCGTTCACCAACTTCTCTTTCGCCTCGACAACAGGGGCTGGCAGAGCAGTGCGGCGACTGTACCCGGCGGTATGCGGGCGCGACAATCTTCGGCAGGTTTCCCTGTCGCAGGAAACGGGCATTCGGCCGTGTTTCGGGGGAGCGCGGGCAAGGCCTTGGCCTGGCGTTCGATAAGTGTTCGAGGTTCCCGGTCCCTGGAAGGGCCGTCGGGCGGCCGTCAGCCCTCCCGACGGCCGCCCTCGGGCCGGTCCGCGGCGCTTCTCACGCCACCGTGAGGCCGCCGGTCCTGGCCACGGCACGCGGTCCCGACATCTCGATGTCCAGGGCCTGCCGGATTCCGGTCGCCACGGCCGGATGCACCGGAAGCGCGAGATGACCGACACCGCTCACCCGGACGTTCTGGGCGAGCAGGTCGGGGTGCTCGACGCAGGCCGTCTCCAGCGGGTCCATCAGATGGTCGAGGTCGCTCCAGAAGCTGACGAACTGCGTGCGGCAGCCCGGCGCGGGACCGGTCAGTTCCTCGATCACCGCGGAACCGGGGCGCATCTGGCGCACGATCGGGTGCGCGTTCATCAAGGGCGCGACGCGGGTGCCGGAGTGCGGGGTGCCGAGCGTGACGAGGGTGCGGACGTGGGTGTCGCCGCCCAGGCACTGCACGTAGTACCGCGCGATCAGCCCGCCGAGGCTGTGCCCGACGATGTCCACCCGGTCGTGGCCCGTGCGCTCGCAGATCTCCTCGATGTGCCGGCCGAGCAGCTCCGCCGCCGTCCGGATGTCGCACGTCAGCGGTGAGTAGTTCAGGGACTCCACGTGCTGCCTGCCGTGCTGCGCGAGGTTGCGGCGCAGCAGGACGAAGACGGAGCGGTTGTCGATGAAGCCGTGCAGGAGGACGACCGGGGGCTTGGACCCGGTGGGCAGATGGGCGGCGACGTCGGGCGGGGGGAGCGGGTGTCCGGTGCGGCGTTCCTGGGTGATGCCGGAGGGATACAGGAGGAGGTGCCCGGCGAGGATCGCCAGTTCCAGGGCCGTCGCCTTCAGCAGGGCCACCGAGAGCCCCGCCAGTTTCGTCGGAAACAGGCGCTGGCACAGGGGCAGAAAGGGCGACGCAGCCTCAGTGACCTTCATGGCCGACCTCCAGTCGGCACGCGGGAGGACCACTCCGTCCCCCGTGTGCCCTAGTGGAAAGCCGTGAGGTCGGTGACGGCGGCGGCCGACGGCGCGTCCGCGGTCGCTGAGACCGGTGACGCTGCGGAGTGCTCGGCCGAAGGGCGCGGAATACGACGCCGACCCCGGCTCCCCGACGGTCCGCCGTGCTGGGTGCAGCGGCCTCGTGTCGTGGCGTGGAGTCGCCCTACGTGTTCCCTCTGTCCTCTGGCCCGGCCTCGCTCCCCGCTGTCGTGCCGTCGTCCATGCGCCCCAGCACCCCGCCGTCCCGCTGACGACGCGATGGTGCGGCCACCTGGTCGCGGCTCTTCTTGCGCCTGCTCCGGCCTGGCCCGTACGCCGCAGGTCCCTGCGGCGCCGGTGCCGCGATACGGAACCGTGCGCGGCGAACTTGTCCCAGTGTGTGATTTCCCCCTCGGTCTCCACCGCGAAACTGCCGGTTGCGGGATGCTGGCGATAACGTTCGTTCACTTCCCGGGCCGAAAGGGCCCGGGACGCCTGTGCCGCTTGGCGCGATCGGCGATCCGGAGCGATCCGGTGTGGCGAGCGGAAAACTGAGCGATATGTGTCGATGGTCAGTAGTCGGCACGGTCGGTGGACACCTGTTGGTGACAACGGGTAGCCGCGAGGTATCGATCGGTATGCACCGATCGGCCACCGGCCGTGGGCGGCCGTCCGTCGGCCGCAGGTCACCGTCCGCGGTGGCCGTCGCAGGCGTGTGCCGGCAGTCCTCGTCGGTGCAGGGTTGAAGCAGTCCGTTCATGGAGGCAGTGATGGGTGTGGCAGCCGGTCCGATTCGCGTGGTGGTGGCCAAGCCGGGGCTCGACGGCCACGATCGTGGGGCCAAGGTGATCGCGCGTGCGCTGCGCGACGCCGGTATGGAGGTCATCTACACCGGTCTTCATCAGACCCCCGAGCAGATCGTCGACACCGCGATCCAGGAGGACGCCGACGCGATCGGTCTGTCCATCCTGTCCGGTGCCCACAACACGCTCTTCGCGGCCGTCATCGCCCTCCTCAAGGAGCGCGAGGCCGAGGACATCAAGGTCTTCGGCGGCGGCATCATCCCCGAGGCGGACATCGCCCCCCTCAAGGAGAAGGGCGTCGCGGAGATCTTCACCCCGGGCGCGACGACGGTGTCGATCGTGGACTGGGTCCGCGCGAACGTCAGGCAGCCGGCCGGCGCCTGACCCCTCGGACGCCCGCGCCGTCCGGCGTGATCGCGCGGGCTTCGGCCACCCGCGACCGCCGGACGCGCAGGGCCCTCATGCCCCGGGGGCGCAATCCGGGGCCGGCCGGGAGCGCGGAATGCCCTGGTGCGGGCCGGGCGGGATGCGGTCCGGTCGCGAACGGCGGGAAGGCGTGGGGCCGCGGGCGAGTGGTCATGGCGCCGTGAGTTCGGCGGACATGGTCGCTCTCAGCCGCAGGGTCGTCACGAGCCGCTGAAACGCCTCGGCCCAGTAGTCACCGGACCCCGGCGCCGCGTGCTCCGACTCGTCGGGGACCGAGGTGAGACCTTCGAGGCGCCCGGCCTCCGCGGGGTCCAGACAGCGCTCGGCCAGCCCCATCACCCCGCTGAAGCTCCACGGGTAGCTTCCCGCGTCCCGCGCGATGTCGAGCGCGTCGACGACCGCCCGACCCAGACTCCCCGACCACGGCACCGCGCACACCCCGAGCAGCTGGAACGCCTCGGACAGCCCGTGCGTACCGATGAACCCGGCCACCCACTCGGCCCGTTCCCCGGCACCCAGGGTGGCGAGCAGCTTGGCCCGCTCGGCCAGTGACACGGCCCCCGGACCCCCGGCCTCCGGAGCGGAGGGCGATCCGAGGAGCGCCCTCGACCACGCCGGATCGCGCTGCCGCACCGCCGCCCGGCACCACGCCGCGTGCAGCTCCGCGTGCCAGCCGTCCGCCACGGCCAAGGCCACCACCTCTTCCGGCGAACGCCCCCCGAGGCGCTCCCGCCAGGCCCCGAGCGGTGCCGCCTCGACCAACTGGCCCAGCCACCAGGACCGTTCGCCCCGGCCGGCCGGGGGCTTGGCGACCACCCCGTCCCGCTCCATCGCCGCGTCGCACTCGTGCGGAGCCTCGACCGTGATCACCGGTGTCCCCTGCGTATGGTCCACGGCCACACAGGTGACGGCCCTGGCCGCCATCCTCGCGGCGAGCGCGGACCCCGGCAGGGCGGACAGCAGCTCGGCCGCCGTGGCCCGTACGTTGCGGCTGCGGTCGGCCAGGGCCCGTTCGAGGAACGCCTCGTCCTCGGCGCACAGCCCGGAGCGCAGCAGGTCGAGGAACATCAGCCGGTCCTCGGCCCGCTCCGTCGCCCAGGTCGCGACCAGCAACTCCCGCCCGGCGGAAGGATCCTTGGCCCGGACCGCCGCAAGCAGCGCGACCCGCTCCGCGAACAGGCCCTCCTGCCAGAGCCGTTGTATGTGATCGGCCTCCCGCGGCAGCGCGGTCGAACCTCCCGGCGAGGAACGCAGAGCGAACCGCCACTCCGGATTCAGCCGGGCCAGCCACAGGGCGCGCGGTCCGGCGAAGGCGAGCGCCGCGGGCCGCAGGTCGGTGCGCCCCCGGGCCGCGTCGAGGAGCGCGGGAAGTGTCTGCGGGGGAGCGCCGAATCCGCGGGAGTTCGCCAGCGCCAGCCACTGGGGCAGCAGTTCCATGAGGTCCGGTGCCGCGCCCCTGCGACCGCCGCCGCCCGCGCCGGGGCGGTCCGCCAGCAGCGTCGCCAGCCGCCGGGCCGCGGCGGCCGGCAGCGCGGGGCGCGGGTCCGGCGCCGCGGGCTCGGGCCGGGCCGCCGCCCGCGCCGGCCGGACTCCGGCCCGTCGCCGTACGGTCTCCACGGCGGCCGCGTCCAGCAGCGCCACCGGAGCCTGGCGCCCGGTGTGCTGTTCCGGGAGCGTCCGCCGGTCGGTACCGAGGAGCGCCACGGTGACGAGTTCCTCCCAGGAACCGCCGGCGGGCGTGCCGGCCT
Proteins encoded:
- a CDS encoding alpha/beta fold hydrolase; its protein translation is MKVTEAASPFLPLCQRLFPTKLAGLSVALLKATALELAILAGHLLLYPSGITQERRTGHPLPPPDVAAHLPTGSKPPVVLLHGFIDNRSVFVLLRRNLAQHGRQHVESLNYSPLTCDIRTAAELLGRHIEEICERTGHDRVDIVGHSLGGLIARYYVQCLGGDTHVRTLVTLGTPHSGTRVAPLMNAHPIVRQMRPGSAVIEELTGPAPGCRTQFVSFWSDLDHLMDPLETACVEHPDLLAQNVRVSGVGHLALPVHPAVATGIRQALDIEMSGPRAVARTGGLTVA
- the pcrA gene encoding DNA helicase PcrA, translated to MSSLFDDSFLADLKPSAAHEDEHPPPPEDDHVPEPVPDDLFGGKFDLPPTRDAYYRDGAPRPAVDPAALLDGLNENQRAAVVHSGSPLLIVAGAGSGKTRVLTHRIAHLLGERNVHPGQILAITFTNKAAGEMKERVEALVGPRANAMWVMTFHSACVRILRRESKTLGFTSSFSIYDAADSKRLMALVCRDLDLDPKRFPPKSFSAKISNLKNELIDEEDFAAQATDGFEKTLAQAYAMYQSRLREANALDFDDLIMTTVNLLRAFPDVAEHYRRRFRHVLVDEYQDTNHAQYALVRELVGTSEHPVDVPPNAYDLPPAELCVVGDADQSIYAFRGATIRNILQFEEDYPNATTILLEQNYRSTQTILSAANAVIERNESRRPKNLWTNAGAGSNITGYVADTEHDEAQFVADEIDRLTDAGEARAGDVAVFYRTNAQSRVFEEVFIRVGLPYKVVGGVRFYERKEVRDVLAYLRVLANPEDSVPMRRILNVPKRGIGDRAEAMIDALSQREKISFPQALRRVDEAYGMAARSTNAVKRFNTLMEDLRTIVESGAGPATVLEAVLERTGYLAELQASTDPQDETRIENLQELAAVALEFEQETGEGETPPGLSAFLERVALVADSDQIPDEEDGNGVITLMTLHTAKGLEFPVVFLTGMEDGVFPHMRALGQVKELEEERRLAYVGITRARERLYLTRSSMRSAWGQPSYNPPSRFLEEIPATHLDWKRTGATAPVPAGPVSGVAASLSSSRARSAASGASGFATRRGVTEKPVVSLAVGDRVTHDQFGLGTVVGVKGTGANAEATVDFGEPKPKRLLLRYAPVEKL
- a CDS encoding DUF5691 domain-containing protein; this encodes MNPTSTPAATPAQAGTPAGGSWEELVTVALLGTDRRTLPEQHTGRQAPVALLDAAAVETVRRRAGVRPARAAARPEPAAPDPRPALPAAAARRLATLLADRPGAGGGGRRGAAPDLMELLPQWLALANSRGFGAPPQTLPALLDAARGRTDLRPAALAFAGPRALWLARLNPEWRFALRSSPGGSTALPREADHIQRLWQEGLFAERVALLAAVRAKDPSAGRELLVATWATERAEDRLMFLDLLRSGLCAEDEAFLERALADRSRNVRATAAELLSALPGSALAARMAARAVTCVAVDHTQGTPVITVEAPHECDAAMERDGVVAKPPAGRGERSWWLGQLVEAAPLGAWRERLGGRSPEEVVALAVADGWHAELHAAWCRAAVRQRDPAWSRALLGSPSAPEAGGPGAVSLAERAKLLATLGAGERAEWVAGFIGTHGLSEAFQLLGVCAVPWSGSLGRAVVDALDIARDAGSYPWSFSGVMGLAERCLDPAEAGRLEGLTSVPDESEHAAPGSGDYWAEAFQRLVTTLRLRATMSAELTAP
- a CDS encoding cobalamin B12-binding domain-containing protein — protein: MGVAAGPIRVVVAKPGLDGHDRGAKVIARALRDAGMEVIYTGLHQTPEQIVDTAIQEDADAIGLSILSGAHNTLFAAVIALLKEREAEDIKVFGGGIIPEADIAPLKEKGVAEIFTPGATTVSIVDWVRANVRQPAGA
- a CDS encoding peptidoglycan DD-metalloendopeptidase family protein; the encoded protein is MNDRHPSGIATPPAPASDASSALYGPYGAHEAQYGDFTAYGDYAAAPFDPGMNTGVHPTSDFAGDPLFGTMPGGAGTGSYDATQWNAGIQQPMGYDPYAGYDTGAHHTAAWTDGYQQHPDIPAQHPGPDASGQWDANAWIQPDQPLDGTQQWTVPTQDTGAYDATQWNGAGGQDAYQAYEHAPAESYEQPRAESEPYGHDLTQLDMTYADPAEQVPFDQQATATFDQAVHGELAADEDEFDAAEDFTATDGADDGHGDGHDPYDEGRERPLLEDQEEITPVRHPASRAASRSRRRSPAKRSALLTVAVPSACVMGVAGIAAASVGGVGGLGGSDAKDTTVSASDATSVKPSAANVKLDSQLRSLSAGADDFADRASRTQERIDLKAQQATEKKKAAEEAARKERLRPKFVLPVTQRGLSAYFGQAGVNWMSVHTGIDFPVSYGTPVMAATDGTVRTQWNSAYGNMLILTAMDGTETWYCHLSSYKVPSGTTVRAGDQIAFSGNSGNSTGPHLHFEVRPAGGAAIDPLPWLRSHGLDPT